The genomic interval caacaacaGGCCTAGATCAGTGTGCatacacagtgaaaaagcagcAGTGTCCATGCCTCCGTGCCTGTACTACACTCAGAAAAAGGAATTCCAATCACCTCATCTGAAAAATAATTCACCAACACCTACTACACACAAGTAGGaagctacaaacacacaggctaGCATTACAGCTGCACCTGTACACACAGACGGCACTCACCATGCTGTCGTAACggtctcctctgcctcttctgtCACTACAGACAAAAATATATGCATTAATATAGTTTCTACACTTAACACTACAGCATCAAGCAGGTCAGCGTTGTCAGATTGGTATTTAGAAATCTGTGAGTGTGAAAGGACATGCAGACTCTACAGATGACCTGTGATCAGACTGGTGGGTTGACATTCTGCTACTGAGCAACTGATATCTGTTGCTCTGCTTTTGAAAGAAACTAAATCGTTGACAGTCCTACACCGTACTCACCTTGGTCTGTCGTCCATGCTGCCATGATAACTGCCATGTGAGAACCTGTCTCCCCTGCAAACAATGAGACAAGGAAAGTgtgttggaaaaataaaatacacatttttaactgTATCTAAACAATTGGGAATCTAAGGGTGCTCTCACACCTGTAGCTTGGTTCATTTGGTCCAGACCAAGGATAAAAAATTATGTATTGTTGCTTTTTACGTGTTTACCAACCAAGACCTGTAAGCAAGAAGTCATATGGACTGAGATGTCAGATTCCAGTGACTGAAAGAAAATCATGCATGCTCCTTTTGAGAATATTTATCTTATCTGGTGTCATGAAGAGCTTATGAAAAAATTACTGATGAGCATTATTGGTTGAAACTGCAACTGGACTTTGTATATCATAAATGACAGCCAGAAACTGGACAAAAACCAGATTGACAGCTTTCATACGAGCCAAAACGAACCAAACCACTATGGCAAACGCACCAGAGTTCGTTTTAACGAACCAAACAGGTTAGGTGTGAAAGCACCCACAGTTAAGTGGgcccctcctcaccctcctcttgGCGGTGGTGGCGGGGGAAGAGGCAGGTTACGCGCTCGGCTGCCCCCTCGTCCACCCCTGCTCAGCGGTGGTGGAGGACCCCGACGGGGGCTCATGTCGTCGTACTCTCTTCTGGCAGGTGGCATGGGTCTGTTGCCACGAACGGGGGGCATGCGCTCAAAGCCCCCACGCACACGAATAGGGAAGCCACCAATGGGTCGCCTGCCTCTCTCCTCGAATAACATGGTGAAACCGCCATAGTCATATGTCTCATCGTAGAAATTAGGGTCATAAGGCTGGGCACGACCTTTGATTGGTGCctgcaaaaaagagaaaagattgcAGGCTCTGTTCTGAAATAACGGAACATAACGGTAATACTCCGAACATTTAAAGCCGTTGACTTTTCAGTAACGATATATCAAGTTAAAATCATGGACTTCTAGTCTTAGTCTAGTCATAGTCTTATAACTATCCTTCAGCCTGCAAGAGATGAAACACATGACTGTATAAATTTGAGGCTTTCGACAGATCTCAGAGATGTAAACTCACCTCTGACACCAGCTCCAGGATAACTTTTATACATTCAATGACACGTTCTGGCTTTCCTCCCACCAAGACGACTCTGTCAGTGGAGTGTGGACAGCACTCCTGGAACAACTTGATGGTGGTCTGAGTGTTCTGGTGCACAGACACATGAAAATGTTAGACTTatattcagacaaaaaaaattatCTTCTGATTGCTTTTCTAGTGAACTAGCCAATGACACCAGCAAAACAAATACTCTTTTcatacatgtatgtaatgtCATTATTGCTATTGTAACCAACAATTCATCTCTAGGCCAACTATTGGTGCAGAGCATCATGGCGAGGTTCCTGATAATCTGGACTATGTCCTACCTCTCTCAGCTCCTTTATCTTGGCACCTTTTACCCCAATGATGCCCCCTGCCAAGCTTTGATGGATAAGCAGGCGAAGCTCACTGTCAAAATCAATCCCACTGTAATGCTGgtactacaaaaacacaaagcaagatCAGTAATGTCAGTGGGGCCTGAAAGTCTTCCCATTGTtgatcaataaagcatttctcTCTATGTTGCAATGAAAAACGATGGCCATTCTACTGTATgcaaatataacatgttaacttCTAAATGATCCGTACACAGAAATGTGAATGTCTGAACAAGAGATAAGTTGTCAGGATCACAGAGGAAATTTGGAAATCTTTGCAAGCGTATGTTATGTTCTCTTAAaatactttcattcaaacagaaacattcattttgttctgTAACCCATcgcatttttttgttttactttcctGAAATAATGGAACTTATGAACAAGTTTACCTGTGCAATTTCGATTAAGGAAATACATTTAGggtaaaacacactgcacaacaTATAAAGATCACCTGTCAAAACCCATATTTTTTGGGATTAGCACCAGACTTCTGTCTGATACAAGCTGCTTGTTTTAAAAGATCTGGCCAGGAATATAATTTTAGATTAGTTCATTCTCACACCTCTAATATTGAATAGTAGTAAAATAAGCAACATGTGCCAGTTTTGGAAGCAGCATGGGGTAACTGACAGACACCACTTTGGCACGTTGCTTTGAATCAGTCTCAAAAGTGATGACACGACAAAAGAAACTCTCAACAAATCATGACAGCATTTgccaaaaacaggaaaactgtaGTTGGTGGCAAAGATTGAGCTCATTAAAGAAGTCAAGATTAGACAAtcaccaaaaataaaactttttaaCCATTTTTGTGACAGTCCAGACAAAGGCTAATTGCTGTGTGCTTCAGAAAGGTGGTAGTTATGGCAGAGACGCCATTTGGAAAATACATCCAAGGTCAACAAAGTAAGATGTATAATGTGTTACGAGGCACAAAACCTGGAGCAATAGACGCGTAACCTTTCACTCTGATGTGTGGACACATCTGAAGCAATGTGTGCCAACTGCTAAATATGGCAGTGGATCAGTATTAGTATGGGTTCCATCGCATGGGAATCAATGCAGTGATTTGTCTGCAAAACAGGTCAGGGCTCTCAGGTTGACCTGAGCAGTTTAAAAAGACCACTGCAGTAAGATCATAAGAGTGACTTGTGGCCAATCAGCAAGTGGTCAAAGTAGACTTTTGTTACCTGAACAAATGAGTCTCAACAAAGTAAAGGGTTACGGGTCGGGATAAGGTAGTTTTGTTGTGGACAGTTTACATCCAGGTTAACAAGCTGTTGGCACATTGTTGCGTTTGTTGGCTCGTTACTGCCACCAACAAAACCAAAGGGAGGATATGAATTGTGCGACCCACATGCTTGCGTGTCCTCAATTGCATGCACCACGTGGTACCTTAAAGGCTTGTGCAGAACATTATGAAGTACACTTCATATTCTGCATATTTATGAccaacttaatttttttcaaattccaATAGGCAACACATTTCATAATCATCAATCATCCTGGACTGCCCTCTGTTAATGTACACAGTAATTAACATGGCGGCTTACCTCCTCCAGAGTTGGTATGATTTTCAGCAGAATCTCTCCAATAGTGTCGATGCTGGCATTCACACTCAGGATGCTGTCAGGAAGCAAGGCATTACAAGGGGGACAAAAAGTAGAACACAAAGCAaaacctgatttaaaaaaaaaaatatgtgagAAGCAGTCCAGCAAACATTTACGGACAAAGTTACCAAAGGCTtcaaactataaaaaaaaaaaaaaaaattaattacaTACTACACACAATTATAACTTTTCCCCAACACTAGATTGATTAAATCAGCAGCTGACATGCACTCAATCTAATATTATTTTCAAAGTAAGGGAAGCCTTGGGCGGATGGGCAGCTTCAGAACGGCTCAAATTAATGTGAGACTGGCCACACagagtttgggggggggggggggggggggggggtgtgagagagagatcttCTATTACCATCCCACCACCAGCAAGTTGGGGAAAAGGAACATAACAAACTCAAACAATAGCTTGCCATGACCATTGCGCCACCAGCACACCTTCTCATCGTGACCAGGGGTtggggaagaggggagaggtggggaggagagGGCTTGGGGCTGAGGTGAGGAGGAGACGAGGTGGGCAGTAGAAAAGAGTAACAGAGCAGAGGTGGGGAAGGAAATGTGAGTGGTTACCAACTACTTTGTGGCACAGGACAGGAGCAGGGGtggaggggttggggggggttaTGAAAGGTTTGGCAGGCAGCTCTGATCAGATGTGGCCTGAGAGAAATTTAACAGAAGGGATGCAGCACAATGAGATAAAGAGACGACATTTATGAGTGACAGAGTGGGGGGACGGAGCCTCCAGACAAGAGCCAGTGCTCTCTCAGAAATCATGGACAGTGATGCTGAAAacagaaggggaggggggtggaggaggggggggtcgGAGGTAAAGGGGGCCAGGTGGGCCACAGAGGACAGAGCGAGAAAAAGATGTCTGCTTTCCACAAGTTTCATGGTAAAATTAAACATCACAGCaaggaaaaacaacatccaACAGCTGTGTCGCTAACCATTAAATACCAACTACTTGGTAGTGGGTTGTCAGTGATACTCTGCATGGACAATAAACTGTAATGACAAAAACGTCCAACTCAATGGAGATGCttaaaatggacagaaaatcaAAAGGGAACAATACACGTCTCTTACaagtggaggaggggggtgtttggggggggggggggggggggggtatactctcatgtatataaaaatgttaaaatgaaacagaaggCAGGTTATCAAAGACATGTGTTTCACTGTTCTAATCAGGCAGTGAGGCAATAACTGGTGGGACATACCGCTCTGGGCCACTGCTGTCTGGGACTGATACACTGGCATTGTACTGCATGGGCCgagttggtggtggtggtggttgtggtggtggttgtggtggaggaggttgGCATTGGGCAGGGGCATTCAATCACAAGATGTCAAGTTAGGTGCCCGTTTAAGGAGGGGCACGGTTTATGGGCGGGGCCAACCGGGAGTGTCAGGTGGGCGGGCGTTCAGGGGCGGGCGGAGGTTGGGCCAACGTCAAGGTGGGCAACGCAGGAGGGGCATGTCGATCCAGTACATGGGCAACGGAGGAAGGtggccaaaaataaaaacaaaaaagtaaaggagaagggaagagggggagaaggaatacatttttaattgaatacACGCTATACTTTGACCCAAAAGTGAAATGAGAGACTTGAAACTGTGGTGAGTGAAGAAGAACAGGAAGTGCGACCTGAACAAAGagaagtataaaaaaaaatttaaaaacagtcTGGAGCACTACAGAGTTTTACGTccctgaagagaaaaaaaaaaaaaaaaaaaaaagactacatcCACTCAGGCTTTCAGGCACCTGTTGTCACTTCAAGGTCAAACATAGCTTCAACACTGTGAGGGGAACTGGAATCAGGTTGAAACTCACaagaagactggaaacaaaacCCAACAGATCTGTCTAACTAGGCCTTCCTCATCTGTCCACATGAGCCAACTTGGTTTCATCCTTATAGAGGAGTGATCTTTGTCTAACAGTGCATGTCAATTCTTGATGTCAACTGATTCAAATCTGCTGGCAAAAAATCTGAGACTGATTCTGTGGGAATCCAAAGAATAGGGGGTTTGAATTATTGGAATTTAGGTTTGAGTGCTTTCAATTTAAAGGAGGGCATTAGCCAACTAAATCTTCTCCTCAGCTGCAGAAATGTTAGCAGCATTTTATCCATTTACTCACGTCTGTGCGTAGGGCTTTTATGTTCTTGCCACCCTTTCCAATAACAGCACCGGCATtctgtgaagaaaaagaaggttTTCCTTAGAAAAAGAAATTGCTTTGatcaacagaggaaaaaaactgtGGTGTGGACCAGAAACTAACGTGAACAACTGTGTGAATGGGTCTTTACTTTGCTCTGAAGCAGCACACGCAGCTCCACCATCTCATCTGCGTTGCGAGAACGTTTGAAGGCCTGCTCCTCGTCCATGTCCTCAGCTGGGCGTTTACCTGAGAGGGAAGACAATTCAGGTCAAATCTGAGCCAGGTAGTCAGTCTGTACGAGGTATTAAATAGGTTACAACAGACATCCTGGATAATAACTTTGACGCCACTCTGTAGAATTTGTCAATTTCCAACTCTGGCATCCCAGTATGGCAGtataagaaaaatgtaatctTTGACTCTTTAAACTTGTTTCATCAGGATTATCTCACTAAAGCTATTAGAAGTATTATCTTCTATAATGACACAAAAATGCTACACATGGTGGCTAAACTTTAGGACTATGCTGCCATAATATTTAGAAACAAATGCCAAACCAAATGACATTGCATCATTACTAACCA from Enoplosus armatus isolate fEnoArm2 chromosome 18, fEnoArm2.hap1, whole genome shotgun sequence carries:
- the hnrpkl gene encoding heterogeneous nuclear ribonucleoprotein K, like → MEVKIEEQDEDNTFSTTDANGKRPAEDMDEEQAFKRSRNADEMVELRVLLQSKNAGAVIGKGGKNIKALRTDYNASVSVPDSSGPERILSVNASIDTIGEILLKIIPTLEEYQHYSGIDFDSELRLLIHQSLAGGIIGVKGAKIKELRENTQTTIKLFQECCPHSTDRVVLVGGKPERVIECIKVILELVSEAPIKGRAQPYDPNFYDETYDYGGFTMLFEERGRRPIGGFPIRVRGGFERMPPVRGNRPMPPARREYDDMSPRRGPPPPLSRGGRGGSRARNLPLPPPPPPRGGGDRFSHGSYHGSMDDRPSDRRGRGDRYDSMSGGGYDNNSSWEHFQSGGRGSYSDIGGPVITTQVTIPKDLAGSIIGKGGQRIKQIRHESGASIKIDEPLEGSEDRIITITGTQDQIQNAQYLLQNSVRQYSGRFF